A genomic region of Papaver somniferum cultivar HN1 chromosome 7, ASM357369v1, whole genome shotgun sequence contains the following coding sequences:
- the LOC113295713 gene encoding uncharacterized protein LOC113295713, translating to MGTPPSDAGIPPSSSSRPSNPLYALASNDNPGTVITHVVLKGSNYEEWAKAIRVSLGAKRKLGFINGKVLKHTTDSNDLEDWWTVNYMIVAWIFNTIDPNIHFTIYYRDTSYELWEDIRSHFSVGNGIKNFQLKSDVAACKQKSGESIMAYYGRLKKLWDDINDFDALPSCSCSGCKCGLNQTLRTRREADQVREFLMGLESYYANARSNILSTEQLPSLHSVYSRISQEEEVYLYTQRRTEEASPMAFDVRGSMPQGVKSGISPLKCSFCGYHGHLEERCWEKHGYPPGREPRCPQATVRRKQSLNTPDTVATPKVNDVLDEMSAPTNPIRLTGKGVYTWIVDTGASNHVCCDENLFDFSRAITPIHVRLPNGATTEATRIGEVTLTDSLVLKNVLFVPSFTCNLLSVSQLLSSQKLSIQFTFSYCVVQDLVLRMKIGMGELIGGSII from the coding sequence ATGGGAACACCTCCTTCGGATGCAGGGATcccaccatcatcttcttcacgTCCTTCCAATCCTTTGTATGCTCTAGCTTCGAATGATAATCCAGGGACAGTCATCACGCACGTTGTTCTTAAGGGATCCAACTACGAAGAATGGGCTAAAGCGATTCGGGTTTCGTTGGGAGCAAAACGCAAACTCGGTTTCATCAATGGTAAAGTACTTAAACATACAACTGATTCTAATGATCTTGAGGATTGGTGGACGGTTAACTATATGATTGTAGCCTGGATTTTTAATACTATTGATCCGAATATTCATTTTACTATTTATTATCGTGATACGTCGTATGAGTTGTGGGAAGATATCCGTTCACATTTTTCTGTTGGAAACGGTATTAAAAATTTTCAATTAAAATCCGATGTTGCTGCTTGTAAACAAAAATCTGGTGAGTCGATTATGGCCTATTATGGACGGTTAAAGAAATTATGGGATGATATCAATGACTTTGATGCTTTGCCTTCTTGTTCTTGTTCCGGTTGCAAATGTGGTTTGAATCAAACCCTTCGTACAAGACGTGAAGCAGATCAGGTGCGTGAATTTCTAATGGGTCTTGAATCTTATTATGCTAATGCACGTTCCAATATTTTATCCACTGAGCAATTGCCATCTCTTCACTCTGTGTACTCAAGAATTTCACAAGAGGAAGAGGTTTACCTTTATACCCAACGAAGGACTGAGGAAGCATCTCCAATGGCCTTTGATGTTCGTGGTAGTATGCCACAAGGTGTGAAATCTGGCATATCACCGTTGAAGTGCAGTTTTTGTGGCTATCATGGACATCTTGAGGAACGTTGCTGGGAGAAACATGGTTATCCACCTGGCCGTGAACCTAGGTGTCCGCAAGCCACAGTTCGCAGAAAACAGAGCTTGAATACCCCTGATACAGTTGCTACACCTAAAGTGAATGATGTCTTGGATGAAATGTCTGCACCTACCAATCCTATTCGATTAACTGGTAAGGGAGTTTATACTTGGATTGTTGACACTGGTGCTTCGAATCACGTTTGTTGTGatgaaaatctctttgatttctCTCGTGCCATAACTCCTATTCACGTTAGGTTGCCTAATGGTGCTACTACAGAGGCCACCAGAATAGGGGAAGTTACTTTAACCGATtctttggttttgaaaaatgtgttATTCGTCCCTTCATTCACTTGTAACTTACTCTCTGTCTCgcaacttctctcttctcaaaaGTTAAGCATACAATTTACATTCTCTTACTGTGTTGTACAGGACCTTGTCTTGAGGATGAAGATTGGTATGGGTGAACTTATTGGGGGGTCTATCATTTGA